The window ggttgcaccaatcggtgtttgggagtaacatcccttgtaactgttgttgtcaaccaatatggtgttagattaaacagctgatttcatgtcttataagttatatccagagtcttattattattcgttcataatAATCAACAGTTACTAGATCCTATCACAAACTTTTACCTGGTAATTTGGAGTACTCTTGGGAGTTCAGAGCAGACTGTGTGGCAGTTTCTGtcttcttcaaaacaaaaaaaacaacatttcaactGTCTTATCCTcactaaatatttgtttatatattgaaaaaaacaacaacaaccatttTTAGCATACATTACATGATATAGTAGAGAAGAAAGGTTTGCTGATCAATTAACTTAGGAACTTAAAATATCAAGCTTAAACTTGGTTCTGACACATAATGATACCTAGACATAGACTCCCAAATAGCTAAGACAGAATGACCAAAAGTGTCTGGCACAGAGAAGCCATCACCATACAAACTTAACTAGAGGTCAGTCTAACTGTTTTCCTCTCAACAATTCTCTATGCTTTGAATCATGGACAGTGTATAGAAGGCATGCCATGAAGCTTAGCTCAAAATGATAGAGCATATGGACACCACACTATGAGAATAGGAGTACAAACTgcaaaggataaaaaaaatcagccttgaataaaataatatagaaatccACACAACCTTACATTTACCCAGtatgcagccaaacattccaaCCTCATCACAAAGGCACAAAAAAATGGAATGTGCCACCTAGAGGACAGATGTGTCCTATGAATTATAATGAACGAACTATACATTAAATATGATGTGAGCTGttaatagatgttttattttagatgatTCAGACAAGAAAGattgatgcctattataagctatcccgacaagatcaatgcctaatctttcgactcaggactggacacaacagaatgagacaacatatgtaccagaagctcaaaattggaaccagtgaaatctgcctatgtggagtgtcaccagagaatgtccttcaaaactgttctctttaccatgaggccTGTACAAGAAACTGACCCCAatacaccccaatagaaagaaaactatatggagagatcCCTGATtaaaaccactgcgcagttgatataaaaatattggttaagtcatctgaatgctccagcataaaaataagaatgaggaagaagaagatgattcaGATGATCCTTCAAAAAGCCAAGGAAggttttgaaagattttttagcctttaaaaaaaaacaactactgatCAAATACTTTTACATTAAGGTAGTAAAGTAAAACTAACAAGAAAAATGAGCCTTACCTGAGCTATGTAAAATGATGCCAAAAGATCAGAAAGTTTTACTGTGCTTATAAActgaaaatcaaacaaatattttaagataaTCTTAAATGTAGCAATTGACTTGATATAAGTATGGGTTGAAGTGACACTAGAGATGTGGGACAGGTTTCATTCAGTAGGCTAGGCTCTATCATTTTCaattattctaaaaatatttttttttcctttttcaaaaCTCATCATGAATTGGACAGGTAAACATCATGGCTCTGTTGAAGCACATTATAAAAGAAACTTATCTGAAATAGGGAGGCTTTGTGCTTAGTTGAAATGCACCTGTACcagaacaaataatttttaaaaccaattaaaacataaatattttttttagtactttcataaatataatctttttttaaatttttaaacatagtTGGGTTCTTTGGGTAGATTAATTCAAATTGTGGGAGATGTACTATTACTtcagtttcttcttcttcttctagccagctttattgctgctgagctgtgaggtcttttgcagactgtgccaaggaaaaaaagtgtgctgttttcttcagttgttcagcactgccgtagaGGGtcttggttatgttgggctgtaatggaagtagggtctgcctaaggtggattagggaggggcattcaaagaggatatggtttacggtttcaaaggggtgggcgcagtgtctgcaaaggggtagttgtgtggagtttattttgttcaggtggtaatttaatagtggtgtttgtcctgttcttagttggaagattgtagattgttctttgcgggggaggaagttaatactgtccagtttgttaggcttagtcatttctctgtacatggctctgtctgtgtttcctgatgcccattggttgagccactcctctttgtgattgttgactaacattgacattagggtgaggtagttaacaggtctatctggttgttccatagatgaatctgcctttgatagcttatcttccttttcatttcccatgatgccaatgtgtccagggatccactgtagtgtgatattgatatttaattttgatatcatctggtggattatcacaatgagtgttgtcaactctcttgggctgtttgaggtgctgctattaagtgcttgcagagtagattgggagtctgtaaagacaacaatatctgatggtggttgcactccttcatataatttgttttccactgtctgaagtgctatggtaattgtctcaatttcggcttggaagtttgagcagtaatcgccacagggtgcgcttatctcaaagtgtttatttttagggaagaccaggaaggcaccaagaccagcattgatggtagctttgaaagctaCGCAGATGTATTTACTGGCTTAGGCTGCATGGAAGAGgaatataatatactataaagGTCAATTCCAACATTAAACCTGTTGTACACGCAGCAAGGAAAGTCCCAGCGGCACTACGTGAGGaattacaaaatgaattaagAAGAATGGAAGATGAGGGTGTCATTGAAAAAGTAGATCATCCCACTGCATGGGTCAACTCACTTGTTATTGTTGAAAAGAAAGGAGGCGGATTAAGGATATGTCTAGACCCTAGAGACCTCAACAAAGCCATTCAAAGAGAACACTATCAATTACCTACTATAGAAGAAATAGCTAGTCGACTAAGTGGCAGTCAAGTGTTCACGGTATTAGATGCCAACTCTGCCTTTTGGCAAATTAAATTAGACAAGAGCTGTACAGATCTAACAACTTTTAACACACCTTTTGGTCTAAACTCTTCTGCAGAAGTATTTGCAAAACGTTTCCACCAAGCTTTCGACATTATACAAGGGGTTGAGACATACATGGACGAAATACTGATAGCAGGTAGAACAATAGAAGAGCATGATGATAGACTTAGGCAAGTTCTTGACATAGCAAGAAGGAAAGGAATCAAACTGAAGCCATCTAAATGTAGCCTAAGAGTACGACAAGTCAAGTTTGTAGGACATATCATTACAGATAGTGGTATAAAGCCTGATGACTCAAAGATTGAAGCAATACAATCCATGCCATaccctacagatcgcaaggaACTAGAAAGATTTTTGGGTATGATTAATTATCTTGGTAAATTCTTACAGAACTTGTCAGAAATAACTGCCCCATTAAGAGAGTTACTTAAACAAGACAACGAGTGGATATGGTTGGAACAACATCAGAAGGCTGTTGATTATTTAAAGAGTTTGATCACAACCGCCCCAGTTTTAGCCTTTTATGATGTTTCACAGCCAGTCAAGTTGTCTGTGGATGCTTCACAGGAGGGACTTGGAGCAGTATTAATGCAGAATGAAAGGCCAGTGGCTTACGCCTCAAGATCTCTTACAGACTGTGAAAAACGATAtgcagcaatagaaaaaaaaatgcttgccaTTGTCTTTGGAGTTGAACATTTCCATTACTATGTGTATGGACGTCCAATAAAGGTTGAAACAGATCACAAACCTTTGGAAGCGATTATCAAAAAGCCTTTGGCATCTACACCACCTAGGCTTCAGCGGATGCTTCTTCGACTAATGAAATATGAAATACTGCTGGAATACAAGCCAGGCAAAGAAATGTCTATTCCAGACACACTGTCAAGAGCATCGCTACCAATCAAATATCCCTCAAGTGATGACTGGCAAGTTCATCTGATCGTCAATAGTTTACCCATGTCAGATGAATATATGAACATTTTTCAGCAGGCCACTGCAGATGATGCTGTTTTAAGGCTGTTAAAGAATAATATTATGATAGGCTGGCCAAACAAGAGAGCTGAAATTCCACAAGAAATTCGAGCATATTCAGGATTTAAAGAAGAACTTAGTGAAAGCAatggtttactttttaaaggagAAAGATTAATAGTACCAAAAGTATTGCAAAAAGAAATGCTTCAAAGACTGCACCAAGGTCATCTTGGGCGAGATAGATGTCTTGTTACAGCTAAGGAGGTGTTCTTCTGGCCTGGAATGTCTAAGCAGATTATAGACATGGTATCAACATGTGCAGTGTGTAACGAACACCAGAAGTCCCAGCAAAAGGAGCCATTGTTACCACATGATACTCCTGTACTTCCTTGGGAAAAAATTGGAGCTGATAATTTTGAGTATCTCGGTAAAAACTATTTGCTACTTGTAGATTactatagtaattttttttagataaatctTATCCCAACACTAAAGGCTTCAGATTTCCACAATCTAATGGTATGGCAGAACGGGCCATACAAACAGTGAAACAGCTTCTAAATAAAGCTAGAACGTCGGGTCAAGACCCATACATGGCCCTCTTGCAATTTCAAAATGCTCCATGCCCTGATGGACCTTCACCTGCACGGCTGCTCATGGGCCGCCGTCTGAGGACAAATCTTCCGACAACGGAGGCCTATCTCAGACCTCAAATcccagacaaaaaagaaaatgcttggaaaacaagaaaaagtaatcaagcaaaatattacaACAAAACAGCGAGGCGCACTGAGCGACCACACATTCAGCCTGAGAGCAAAGTATGGATGCAAAAGAAGCCTGGCGATTTATGGGAACCAGCAGTGGTCATCTCAGAAGCAGAGACCCCGAGATCATACTAGGTAAAAACACCGAATGGGATAACTTACAGAAGAAATAGAAGGATGTTAAGAGACACATGTACAAAATCAAGGGTCATGCCTGATATTTTTGAAATGGACACCCCAGAGACAGTCATTAATGGTCAAACCACACAGCCAGAGAACGTGAGCGATACAAATGTGCAACAGGAACAGACTAACACTACCAATCCGCCGCCTGTAATAACTCGATATGGTAGGCAAGTTCGGCCACCAGTACGTTACCCTGATGCAGATAATTAGATACatgtatatctttttattattatgcaatttgtatataattaatgtctatttgtaaacctagactattgttttttttactacacattttataatttatattgttactattgataatattaacaattgaacattctgttgtgttaaacatgtattcagtttactcatttgtttatagtgagacagaaatcatttgtatagtcaatttcttctttcttcttcttcatcgttctcattgttatgttggagtgttcatatgactagaccaatacatgagatgaactgcgcagtggtttccaaatcagggagctctccatatagttttctttctattggggtgatttggggccaatgtcttatacgggcctcttggtagagagagcagttttggaggacgtggtcggcattttctggtgatactccacatgggcagatttcactggttccaattttgagcttccggaacatgtgttgtcgcattctgttgtgtccggtcctgagtcgaaagattagacgttggtcttgtcgggatagcttatagtaagcatcatctttcttgtgatttggatgggagctcgtccatttctcatttattttatctacaattaatttcttcatttcttctggatagagagcagagtttacttgtgagtttgttctcccactcttggcgagtgtgtcagccttctcatttcctgctagttgtatgtgagctggtatccattgaatgacagtttttttgctgttgtggttgagctttgtgagtgctgttctgaggtttttaatataaggagaatcagttttgcaggctttggagggttgtttttgcgtctgttagaaagacaatctgactgtgaggggaagttggatgatttgctagcattgtagcagctagtgctagtgcttccctttctgctctgtgactgtcagagagtcaattgatatctcaaagcttttaaggagggagatgtgatagtaagtgtatgtgttttgcgtggctggtagtgcagtgtgtgtgcctgtgtatgaaatgaccagtggaccttgagtgtacatgcttgagtgaacagcagtgtgtcagggactgtgtgtaaaaggaagtcagagtatagagaacaagtggctggagtaaagagcataaagaaggacgaataaaatcattgtgtttattgaagctcgtgttgttttagtctattacaggattttcttctttatttattggctaagtgtctatttttaggatgtagtttctttttgctgttttgttgctgtggctaaagattgaataaactgacttttctttgtttacttcAGTTAAAAAAACAGTACTGAgaaacttgaaacaaaaatgtacaaacttaaaacatagtgtgtaaatgtaaagtaagaactattttttttaaactcataccTTTATTTCAGCAGGGCGGTAATACTTTCTATTTTTGTCCTCTATAGCTGTTTTGTACCTATCTCTAGGAAAATGTTTGATACCAAAGTTGTGAAGGACCTTCTCAATTGTTTTCATTCTAACATCATCTTCATTTATGGCTAATGCAGGCCAACTTACACTCAATAGAAGAGAGGCATCAGTGTTCtgcgatacaaaaaaaaaaaagtcatttcgaAAAGTTCAAGGATACAAGAGTATGCAAATATCAAGATCCAGGATTCTTGTCCATTTAAAGTTCACAAGATTAGGTTTTGAGGAATATACATGGCAGCAGAGTAGTCAAGTGCTTGGTTTCCTGATGAAACTGACTAGATCTCACATTATGCCATAAAAGTGCTTTATTTTCAACTAGTCCTGCTACATCTGTAGATTCATTTATTTGCAATGCATATGTACtgcatatttcttattttcaaagcaagtaacaattttttttatggctcATTAAATGATATGATTTAATAATTGGTATAAgtaattacccccccccccccaaataaattaaaacaacctaacataaacataaaattgaaATACATGATGCAAAATAGAGtcatgagatttataacaaacaaatattcacatttgagtaACACCATTGgtaaagtcactaaatttagaaatttcTGAACTAAAGACTAAAAAGTACagtaataaaacattaaacactgaacaataattTGCAAATACAAAACACACCTAATAATAtactaagaaagacacaaagataaaagcacatttctttttccatatgctaggacaagttTGTCCAAGTATTCCTTCCCCGGTGTCATTAGAGCATTGAACAGTTTGTCTGAATTAGCCAGGTTAATCATGCAAAATGAAAACCATGTAGTGGACTGTGCAGAAACCTAATAATGGgatattcaaaataaatgtcaGTTCCTATTAATCAAACATGAATACAAACTGAATAGAGTAAGATTTGCTGTGGTTGAGAATTGGAGATGTAAGACTAATAGCAGTTGTAGACTGAGTGATCTACAAAAATGAAGTTTCTCTGCTAGGCTGCCTAGTACCTAGTACatacattcttttttctttggccTCATATTACAATGGTAAAATGGTTATAAAGAGGTGAATAAAATATGGTTAAATATAGATAAGCTCTGAAGAGGATACAAACAGATCTCTGAACTGGCCACAGCACCAGAGCCCATGTACTATGCTAATATCTTTGACCATCAAGTCCCCAAAAAGAACCTTTCAAGTTAGTTAGGTTATTAGGACTCATTGTTTTGCACTTTGCTAAGAGTCTGcccacatacttttttttttacttttgttatctttccatgggcattttttttacaaagaggcTTTGTTCTTTGCTTACCTCAGAGTTTGATTCCCAGGGTAAGATTGTTCTGTTCCTGTGGTGGGCATCAATATTAACAAAAATCCCAGACCAGGTGGCTCCATGCTCACCAAATAAGTTGCATTCATTGACTGCCTTAATGCTGCTCTAGCAATGCCAACTGAAATGATGacaaatacaataatatatttcttaaaacaTCTTGCATTTCTTGcttatgataagataagattatgtgttctatttcattaaattagatgttaataaataaaaaattagatatccaatattatataatattatatattatattatattatatctgTTTCCATTATCTTTTATACCATTGTTATATCTAGTAAGCATGCATCTCTATTCTTCCATTGTTTAAGTTACCAGCATGTATCTCCATTGTTATAATTATCAGGCTCTCTGTCCTTATTGTTATATTTACCTGGCATGAATCTCTGTgcttttattgttatatttccTCTTTCCCAGGTGTTCTATAAGCTCATAGTCAGGTGTTCTATAAGCTCTCTCCACATAAAAAACTAGATTCTGTATGAAGTTGACTTCATCTGTTGAATGAATCCCCTGAAATAAAAGTAGGAAGAATTCATTCATGCTTTTAAGCATCATTTCTGCAATTATCAAATACAaattcaacttataaatatGATAAGAGCAGCAcaacacatctttttttttaatcaatgttGCCTTTCATGATAATGTACCATTGTTAATTgggagaactaaaaaaaaatccttttcaataaataccaagaataacaataaaaagaaagattttgttattggttatttaaataacaatatgAGTACAAGCAACAAGTACAGGTAATAATGAAAGTCCCATGATGTAGGAGATATTGTGTCTGGCAGAGAAGGGGCAAAGTTGAACAACTGGCAACTAAGCCAGGTAATCTTCAGGTAGGAAAGGCTCATTAGCCTTAGCTTGCCATTCATCTAGAAGGaaaaaaacagaatccaaactctgctgccttgcggctGTGCCCAACATGGGAATAGCTTTGGTAGTCAAACCTGAGGAAAAAATCAGGAACTTGTGACCTTtgggcagcttgcagcacaaaTGCTACATCCTAGCAGAACCTGTGAAGCAGTATCAGCACCTGTGttctcaaggaaaaaacaaaactttttttggaGCAAGGGGAACTGTTATGTGGACAACATTGttctgaccatagctaatgtCCAGGCCATCCTctaatttccatgagatgatccctAGTTGCAGGTGACTGATAAGGTCATTGTtattgtgggagaaaaaaaaaggttatagttCTTTTTCCCTCATTCTTAGACATATTCATAATTGTATAATTAGAAATGAAGGTGCAATGGATGAGCAGTAAGCCCTTGGCTCCTGAACTGGGTGTCccaagtttgaatcctggtaaaggctgcaatttttaatttcaaaaattttgGGGGGCCTTTGAGTCCATccatctaatgggtacctgacattagttgggaaaagtaaaggcggttggtcattgtgctggcctcatgacacccttgttaactgtgggccacagaaaaagattaccttttcatcatctgccctatagactgcaaggtctgaaaggtgaactttacttttttttttactataattagaaatgaaaatattacttGCTGAAACAGTATTTCTATTTACTGGTAATCCTGGAGATATAGTGCAACTCTGTAATACAATAGAAATATCATTTTGTTATTCTTGTAAGACACACAAAGGTTCAGCAAGTTCAAGTTCCTATAAAATGTTGTATATCTTGAGCTATGCTAGGTAAGTAAATTTGTTACATCTTAAGTGTGCTAAATGAAATAACATCtaaaaatattaagaatattAAGAAACAGTTTCAggtgaaataaaattttcaagcGAAATCCTTTAAAACTTTTCCCCATGTCTCTCTATgctttaaataactaataacTTTTTCACAACTTCAAGACATTTGATGATTTGTACTGGTgactgatcatttcatccctggtcacatCATCCCCAATCAattcatccttggtcactttgtccccatttaaatattttttttctagttgtgTAACTGTGCTGTTAAGGCTTCGCCTTTAAGCCCTtgtttatctaatatataaatatgtttatttagaacactttttgatattttgacaGTTATTATAGTGTTTATATTGTTCCTTCCAGTCTTCATAATTTTTGAGAAGTgaaataatatatgtaaataagtagGTATATTGTAATGCAGGCTTTGTATTTAGTTCTATTGTTTCTGTTTGCTATAGGGATGCCAATATTATCCTGCACATTTTGTGTTAATGTAATGAACAAATGcgaaggtgtggtggaagtaggggAAATCTCTTGAGAGATAGAAGtacaattagaataattatgatcatgccgaTCTAGGCTTATTACTTATCAAAAGAGGTAAATGTGTGGTGAAAGTGATGAATATCTTTTGAGAGATGAAAAcgattaaaatacttatgatcatGCTGCTGATAACTTTTCTCCTGATggccatctttttttattttatctttaattgTCAATCATTCTTTCTTGAATATGAGCATGCAATATCAAACCcagatataacattttattttttctaatttctaaTAAATGCTGACTGCAAGAAATATGTAACACTGGCTAAGAAATTAAGAATGATGTACAGCAATACGAATCAATGGATtgtcttctgtaccaactatcAATAGCCTATCTTATCTTTCAATTAACACGCAAAACAATCTTTACATTagctctatatctataaatgttaaacttttatatttttaatgacattatattctgttcttatttaatgtgtcacactttttgtcttgtaaatgaaataaaatgaaatactgttaatttcaaactttttacaattattatttgatggataagaggatgaaatgactagcggatgaaataaccaggggatgaaatgaaaaggagatgaaatgaccaggggatggtgaccaaagatgaagtgaccaaaCATGAATTGactgggatgaagtgactgtgaatgaaatgaccaggaacCATTTGTATCAGTCTCTTGCTGTTCTTAGTGATCTTTAGTTCCTAAAgctaattatattaattttctaAATCTGTGTCATGCATAGTGTATGAAATATTTAGAtatgtaaacaaagaaataatcttGAGACTCACATCCATATTTGTGAATCAGCTGAAAGTGTCAAGGCTCCACGTCCATAAAACAATGATTTGACAAATGACTGCATAAGTATAGAGTGGGGGTTAGCCTgatattgttattgttcaaCCATTCCAGTAGATTCCCACCCCTTGTCAACCATCTGTCATGATCTTTCCCAGGTGAAAAGAAAGGTCATGTTGTCTCTCACAACAGTTTCAATCTAGTCAACTAGACTCTCTGAAGTGTCTATCAGAGTTGCACTAATATTATAGAAGAGcaatattatttcatttcatagtTCTTTAGTATGGGACAATCTTTCACAAATTAATCACAAGCTAAAgatttgtattgtattattcTTACACTGTAAAACActaaacctatttttttttctttttttgtagattaaagattttcatttgataattttaacatttatagctataagcttttcttttttatatcttatcttcttatcttatattatacagaccttacttcaaaaacgTTATAAATAGAGATTGTTAGAGGGAAGCACTGATCATGTTGATTACACTTAAAGtatgtaaataatgtttgcATCAGTCAAACACACCAgcagacttttttaaaaatgatattgaattGCTCATGTTAATTAGTCACTCAATGACTTAAGAAATTTGAAGACTATTTCCTCCCATCCCAAACCTCATGTAGGATGGGAGAGGATGGTGGCAGATTTCAAACCCAGAGCCATCAGTCCAAAGCAGGCATACAGTTAACATAATTGTACTATGAAATTGGCTATATTTGGCAGACTCATTCTGTGATTGAAAAAGATCAATTGAGAATTTAAAGAACTAGAAATCATTTATATGTCTCTctatcaagttttgttttttacttgttAATCTACTGTTTAGTTTATGTACTTTTGTTGCAATACTAAATGTCTTTTTGATCCTGAAGTCTCTAAACCTAGTGTTTCACTGACCTAGTTGTTGACCtcactgctgttttttttaagactgtTCTAGTATTGGTATGTTTCCTTGAGTTGAGGAATCCAAAacaaaggttaaataacattttggtggtgttcttttttttaactcctGACAAATGACATACAAAAAACATCCATTTTGATCAAACAGGTCTTATATCTGCTTGGTGGCACATGATCTATT of the Biomphalaria glabrata chromosome 11, xgBioGlab47.1, whole genome shotgun sequence genome contains:
- the LOC129928989 gene encoding uncharacterized protein K02A2.6-like, whose protein sequence is MEDEGVIEKVDHPTAWVNSLVIVEKKGGGLRICLDPRDLNKAIQREHYQLPTIEEIASRLSGSQVFTVLDANSAFWQIKLDKSCTDLTTFNTPFGLNSSAEVFAKRFHQAFDIIQGVETYMDEILIAGRTIEEHDDRLRQVLDIARRKGIKLKPSKCSLRVRQVKFVGHIITDSGIKPDDSKIEAIQSMPYPTDRKELERFLGMINYLGKFLQNLSEITAPLRELLKQDNEWIWLEQHQKAVDYLKSLITTAPVLAFYDVSQPVKLSVDASQEGLGAVLMQNERPVAYASRSLTDCEKRYAAIEKKMLAIVFGVEHFHYYVYGRPIKVETDHKPLEAIIKKPLASTPPRLQRMLLRLMKYEILLEYKPGKEMSIPDTLSRASLPIKYPSSDDWQVHLIVNSLPMSDEYMNIFQQATADDAVLRLLKNNIMIGWPNKRAEIPQEIRAYSGFKEELSESNGLLFKGERLIVPKVLQKEMLQRLHQGHLGRDRCLVTAKEVFFWPGMSKQIIDMVSTCAVCNEHQKSQQKEPLLPHDTPVLPWEKIGADNFEYLGKNYLLLVDYYSNFF
- the LOC129921638 gene encoding probable phosphorylase b kinase regulatory subunit beta, which gives rise to MFRILFTVQLLFGHWLKFISRKVQIQLSPAYALHSTFDLVTGYPAYRGKEYEHLQSCTISPGLPVNRNTVSGIHSTDEVNFIQNLVFYVERAYRTPDYELIEHLGKRKYNNKSTEIHASWHC